The proteins below come from a single Branchiostoma floridae strain S238N-H82 chromosome 5, Bfl_VNyyK, whole genome shotgun sequence genomic window:
- the LOC118416101 gene encoding putative helicase MOV-10 (The sequence of the model RefSeq protein was modified relative to this genomic sequence to represent the inferred CDS: added 97 bases not found in genome assembly), which yields MVQFTISERQRIGLTFLQFLEEHNLKEADLTKTRIKEIYNTQFRQAQNFQQIPNCSSVLFTLSRLRKIHIETDIVRFGPRRSPFQRKSRLAVDQYIGLSQARKNEAKKVPGDQNKQEQPPPVFTSRRQRVQHLLKGLKTRRHELAENKEEVEVFTDHDAEGGAMHISLQSGEELRFNINIRNTSDTESVQFCRCELLRGVRAFQLSDQENISQGFGQKTVTLQPGQQYTVEVKCLARFLGQYRAPIALEFRRLASATPFHIVRNLSARVSNQMVDELRPKVPYKHPPRVTFNRKKFRVVDGVPLPPESQGQLERVIELESYTVPPTLRRLINRGLVEKEDMPEADKTDLHITRALLENSMTIDTLSPRFSCLLHMEEVQMEVDIRRYDMQGAVMSRKGNMLLLKVPGLAENRPSVLRGDFLFARERGPDGVDNVEFKGYVHHIERDCVSLGFNYRLLDKFIDGMKFDVRFSFNRLPQRLQHRAVQLAEEHSLGDVLFPTLQIAGSKGILHSPTEQLKLYDRSIEENAEQYLAVRHIVAGSSRPAPYLLFGPPGTGKTVTLVEAIKQVLKCLPSSTVLACAPSNSAADLLTQRLLNHIPAAQLIRLNALSRSWDNVPSSIKNVCNYDRMTGKYSFPAKQELQKYKVLVTTLVTAGRLASANFPPGHFTHVFIDEAGHAVEPECLIALAGLLDFHTPDGGQLVLAGDPKQLGPVLRSPFAVQFGLDVSLLERYMTTCDLYQRMPTTPGSQAVPYDPRFVTKLLRNYRNHPAILQLPSLEFYDGELIPCADKLARESLCNLEMLPKKGFPIIFHGVVGEDLREERSPSFFNPEEVVTVLRHTRDLLEAKGLGIKITEKEIGIISPYRKQVNKIQRMMKAHHLSNIKVGSVEEFQGEERRIIIISTVRSNPDFLPMDIDFKLGFLRNPKRFNVAITRSKALLIIVGNPHVLSRDKHWNSFLEYCIGNGAYVGCDFQTAEDEAEEITQRLAAVGLDDEEPEKDNDGEKKEEDEEEDSDGDWEKIEMSAAEQLLQPSWGADH from the exons ATGGTACAGTTCACAATATCGGAGCGCCAGCGAATAGGCCTCACCTTCCTCCAGTTTCTGGAGGAACACAACCTCAAGGAGGCAGACCTGACCAAGACCAGGATCAAGGAAATCTACAACACCCAGTTTCGGCAGGCCCAAAACTTCCAGCAAATTCCAAACTGTTCGTCTGTATTGTTCACGTTGAGTCGCCTGAGGAAGATTCACATAGAGACAGATATTGTTCGGTTTGGTCCGCGAAGATCGCCTTTCCAAAGGAAGAGTCGACTAGCAGTGGACCAGTACATAGGGTTGTCCCAGGCAAGGAAGAATGAAGCAAAGAAGGTTCCAGGggaccaaaacaaacaagaacaacCTCCACCAGTTTTTACTTCCAGGAGACAAAGGGTACAACATCTACTGAAAGGGCTGAAGACAAGAAG ACATGAGCTTGCTGAGAATAAAGAGGAAGTGGAGGTGTTTACTGACCATGATGCGGAGGGCGGAGCCATGCACATCTCCCTCCAGTCTGGGGAGGAGCTTAGGTTCAACATCAACATTCGCAACACCAGTGACACTGAGAGTGTGCAGTTCTGTAG GTGTGAGCTTCTTCGCGGTGTCCGTGCATTCCAGCTTAGTGACCAAGAAAACATCAGCCAGGGATTTGGACAAAAGACTGTTACTCTTCAACCAG GACAACAGTACACAGTAGAAGTTAAGTGCCTGGCACGGTTCCTCGGACAGTACCGTGCTCCCATCGCACTGGAGTTCCGCAGGCTGGCCTCAGCAACACCATTCCATATCGTCCGCAACCTGTCAGCGCGTGTGAGTAACCAGATGGTGGACGAGCTTCGTCCCAAGGTCCCATACAAGCACCCACCGAGAGTCACATTCAACAGGAAGAAGTTTAGAGTGGTGGATGGTGTGCCTCTTCCTCC GAGGACATGCCAGAGGCTGACAAGACTGACCTGCACATCACCAG GGCTCTGTTGGAGAACAGCATGACCATTGACACCCTGTCCCCGCGGTTCTCCTGCCTGCTGCACATGGAGGAGGTACAGATGGAGGTGGACATCCGGCGCTACGACATGCAGGGAGCCGTGATGTCACGCAAGGGCAACATGCTCCTGCTCAAG GTACCAGGTCTTGCGGAGAATCGACCATCCGTACTGAGAGGTGATTTCCTGTTTGCTCGTGAGAGAGGGCCAGATGGCGTGGACAATGTGGAGTTCAAAGGTTATGTTCACCACATAGAACGGGACTGTGTCAGCCTTGGCTTCAATTATCG GTTGTTGGACAAGTTTATTGACGGGATGAAGTTCGATGTGCGCTTCTCGTTCAACCGCCTGCCACAGCGCCTGCAGCACCGCGCCGTGCAGCTGGCGGAGGAGCACAGCCTCGGGGACGTGCTGTTTCCCACGCTGCAGATTGCGGGGTCAAAGGGCATCCTGCACTCTCCCACTGAGCAGCTAAA GCTGTATGACCGCTCCATAGAGGAGAATGCTGAGCAGTACCTCGCTGTACGCCACATCGTTGCCGGGTCATCCCGCCCTGCCCCCTACCTCCTGTTTGGTCCGCCAGGTACCGGCAAGACTGTTACACTGGTGGAGGCCATCAAACAG GTTCTAAAGTGCCTTCCCAGCAGCACGGTGCTGGCGTGTGCTCCCTCCAACAGCGCAGCTGACCTGCTGACCCAGCGTCTGCTGAACCACATCCCTGCAGCACAGCTCATCAGGCTCAACGCGCTGTCACGCTCGTGGGATAACGTGCCTTCAAGCATCAAG AATGTGTGTAACTACGACCGCATGACTGGCAAGTACAGCTTCCCTGCCAAACAAGAGCTGCAGAAATACAAGGTGCTGGTCACCACACTCGTCACTGCTGGCAG ACTTGCTTCAGCTAACTTCCCACCCGGCCACTTCACCCATGTCTTCATTGATGAAGCTGGCCATGCTGTTGAGCCTGAGTGCCTGATTGCTCTGGCAGGGCTGTTGGACTTCCACACGCCTGACGGAGGACAGCTCGTCCTGGCTGGGGACCCCAAACAGTTGGGACCCGTCCTCAGGTCGCCATTTGCTGTGCAGTTTGGCCTTG ACGTGTCTCTGCTGGAGCGCTACATGACGACCTGTGACCTTTACCAGCGCATGCCCACCACCCCTGGCAGCCAAGCCGTTCCCTACGACCCCAGGTTTGTCACCAAGCTGCTGCGTAACTACCGTAACCATCCCGCCATCCTCCAACTGCCCAGCCTGGAGTTCTACGACGGCGAGCTGATACCCTGTGCCGACAAGCTCGCCCGCGAATCCCTCTGCAACCTGGAGATGCTCCCCAAGAAGGGATTTCCCATCATCTTCCATGGAGTTGTTGGGGAAGACCTGCGGGAGGAGAGGAGCCCCTCGTTCTTTAACCCTGAGGAGGTGGTGACTGTGCTGAGGCACACACGGGACCTGCTGGAGGCCAAGGGACTGGGCATCAAGATCACTGAGAAGGAGATAGGGATCATATCCCCCTACAGGAAACAG GTTAACAAGATACAAAGGATGATGAAGGCCCATCACCTGAGCAACATCAAGGTCGGGTCAGTAGAGGAGTTCCAAGGAGAGGAGAGgcgcatcatcatcatctccacGGTCCGCAGCAACCCAGACTTTCTCCCAATGGACATAGACTTCAAACTGGGCTTTCTCAGGAACCCAAAG AGGTTTAATGTCGCCATCACTCGCAGCAAGGCCCTGCTGATTATAGTGGGAAACCCCCATGTTTTGAGCAGAGACAAGCACTGGAACAG CTTCCTGGAGTACTGCATCGGGAACGGTGCCTATGTCGGGTGTGACTTCCAGACTGCAGAGGATGAGGCAGAGGAGATCACACAGAGGCTTGCAGCTGTGGGGCTGGACGATGAGG AGCCAGAGAAGGACAATGATGGAGAGAAGAAGGAAGAGGATGAGGAAGAGGACAGCGATGGAGACTGGGAGAAGATTGAAATGAGCGCTGCAGAACAGCTTCTCCAGCCTTCGTGGGGGGCAGACCACTGA